The following are from one region of the Malus sylvestris chromosome 4 unlocalized genomic scaffold, drMalSylv7.2 SUPER_4_unloc_1, whole genome shotgun sequence genome:
- the LOC126612787 gene encoding probable LRR receptor-like serine/threonine-protein kinase At2g28960, protein MLRRIRLLTCVIAISFVVCHDAKEEENCKRRVSCGDLLDIQYPFRLRTGSEVNCPGYPAELSCEHNRTTINLFNATYYVKAPINYKHRTILAVDPGLLNDTCPFRPLNRLTESYEPNGYSLHGSYISFFDCLSPVESPEYVKINCSTTNSSSATTSYSYIMVKDGVDNLQPSCNLTGIVIFSHDITQVGSGPSFSFIRDQLRRGIELDWGLFVLNNYCYSRYQSLHCFGESMKRDLKEAAKIIGWFLMVRMMLGLVILSGFCRYNLYWKMFPKHDAVQEFLLACKNRITRCSYSDIMKMMIELKIKVSQKGFWKKLLNDAVQKFLDACKNIRRRKYFYSDVKMIVVSLKQLSQGVYSKKFRKDEAVEEFLDAYKNLMPRRYSYSDIKKITMAFKDKLGQGGFGSVFKGELSDGHRVAVKMLSGSKGEGQDFINEVATIGRIHHVNVVQLIGFCSERSKRALVYDFMPNGSLEKYIFLEKEKGVVLGWDRMHEIALGVAGAIKYLHQGCDIQILHFDIKPHNILLDENLNAKISDFGLARFYPRDHNTLSLTAPRGTMGYIAPEMFYRNLGGVSYKADVYSFGMLLMEMTGRRKNLNAHAKNSSQIYFPSWIYDQLEKGLSVEIVDAFENDKKVAKKMIMVALWCIQLKPADRPSMSKVVEMLEGEVEALQMPPKPFFCPQEMPTEDPVDDTDSEEDTISMV, encoded by the exons ATGCTGAGAAGAATCCGGTTACTAACATGTGTTATAGCTATCAGCTTTGTAGTGTGTCACGATgctaaggaagaagaaaactgtAAGAGGCGTGTTTCTTGTGGAGATCTCCTAGACATTCAATACCCTTTTCGCCTGAGAACCGGTTCTGAAGTTAATTGCCCCGGCTATCCAGCTGAGCTATCGTGCGAGCATAATCGAACCACCATAAATCTCTTCAATGCTACATATTATGTCAAAGCGCCAATCAACTATAAGCATCGTACAATCCTTGCTGTGGATCCTGGCTTGCTAAACGATACTTGCCCTTTTAGGCCACTCAACAGGTTAACGGAGAGCTACGAACCAAACGGATATAGCCTGCATGGTTCTTATATATCCTTCTTCGATTGCTTGTCACCCGTTGAGTCTCCGGAATACGTAAAAATCAACTGCAGCACTACTAACTCATCATCTGCTACAACCTCATATTCTTATATTATGGTGAAAGATGGAGTGGACAATCTTCAACCCTCTTGTAATCTGACCGGAATCGTTATATTTTCTCATGATATCACACAAGTTGGAAGTGGcccttcattttctttcatccGTGATCAATTGAGAAGGGGCATAGAGCTTGATTGGGGTCTTTTTGTCCTCAACAACTACTGCTACAGTCGATACCAATCTCTCCACT GTTTCGGTGAAAGCATGAAGCGCG ATCTCAAAGAAGCCGCCAAGATCATCG GGTGGTTTCTGATGGTGCGAATGATGCTCGGCCTTGTTATTTTGTCGGGTTTCTGTCGCTACAATCTGTACTGGAAAATGTTCCCAAAGCATGACGCAGTACAAGAATTCTTGCTTGCCTGCAAGAATCGAATAACAAGGTGTTCGTATTCAGATATCATGAAAATGATGATTGAGTTAAAAATTAAAGTCAGTCAAAAAGGCTTTTGGAAAAAGCTCCTGAATGATGCAGTTCAAAAGTTCTTGGATGCATGCAAGAATATTAGGAGAAGAAAGTACTTTTATTCAGACGTCAAGATGATTGTAGTTTCTCTAAAACAACTGAGTCAAGGAGTCTATTCAAAAAAATTCCGAAAGGACGAGGCAGTCgaagaattcttggatgcataCAAGAATCTTATGCCCAGAAGGTATTCATATTCAGATATTAAGAAGATTACAATGGCTTTCAAAGATAAACTCGGACAGGGGGGCTTTGGTTCCGTCTTCAAAGGAGAGCTGTCGGATGGTCATCGTGTTGCAGTCAAGATGTTGAGTGGATCCAAAGGTGAAGGGCAAGATTTCATCAATGAAGTTGCCACAATTGGAAGAATCCATCATGTCAATGTGGTGCAACTAATTGGATTCTGTTCTGAGAGATCGAAAAGAGCTCTTGTTTACGACTTCATGCCTAATGGATCCCtcgaaaaatatatatttttggagaAAGAAAAAGGCGTTGTTCTTGGTTGGGATAGAATGCACGAGATAGCTCTCGGGGTGGCTGGTGCAATCAAATATCTACACCAGGGATGTGATATACAAATTCTGCACTTCGACATCAAACCTCACAACATTCTTCTTGATGAGAACCTCAATGCTAAAATCTCCGACTTTGGTCTTGCAAGATTTTACCCTAGAGATCATAACACTCTTTCTCTTACTGCTCCAAGAGGCACGATGGGATATATAGCTCCAGAAATGTTCTACAGAAACCTCGGAGGTGTTTCATACAAAGCTGATGTTTATAGCTTCGGAATGTTGCTAATGGAAATGACTGGTCGGAGGAAGAACTTGAATGCACATGCAAAAAATTCAAGCCAAATATACTTCCCTTCCTGGATTTATGATCAACTAGAAAAGGGATTGAGTGTTGAAATTGTTGATGCCTTTGAGAATGATAAGAAAGTGGCCAAGAAGATGATCATGGTTGCATTGTGGTGCATACAACTGAAGCCGGCGGATCGCCCTTCCATGAGCAAAGTCGTAGAGATGCTTGAAGGTGAAGTCGAAGCCTTGCAGATGCCTCCGAAGCCTTTCTTCTGTCCCCAAGAGATGCCGACGGAAGATCCGGTTGATGACACGGACAGTGAAGAGGATACGATCTCCATGGTATAA
- the LOC126612789 gene encoding rust resistance kinase Lr10-like has product MNTDSLLLRPLFLLLVIFFATAINVVPCQAAADDHGADCPISHCRDDGPVIKFPFRLQDDPPHCGHPQFEVSCLKNKTMIQLSSSSGLFPIKTINYTRQQFRVYDENGCIPRRLLNFTISGNSSQLFHISYDYQDKCNVRTEFGNHILLNCSTDRNFTGIFSKSYFPISCLSVPGHQVLAFPPSASVNDLPAPTCSTWRKLFLPLRSMDPFNSGYKCEVDSFLWLEWASWASFPSCQNSEGDCHVNSSSNQLECYPFPDPPQQRKGHVSTRRSIIWGASVASFALISAVAAVVFFFHVKRSNRIQEKENQLKVERFLKDHKSHVPTRYSYADIKKMTNGFKKKLGEGGFGSVYSGELPINGVPVAVKVLSDSKGNGEDFVNEMGTIGRIHHVNVVRLLGFSAEVGKRALIYELMPNRSLENFITSKDQSNNTLFDWQKLHNIVNGIAKGIEYLHQGCDRMILHFDIKPHNILLDHDFNPKISDFGLAKLCSKEDSIISMTAARGTVGYIAPEVFNGNFGSVSHKSDVYSFGMLVLEIVGARKETALASGNNEVYFPELIYNRLVQGEALDLKLDTDENTQIAKKLVIVALWCIQWYPVNRPSMKAVVRMLEGGSENLRMPPNPFASTSAQTDQPRTTLSS; this is encoded by the exons ATGAATACCGATAGCCTGCTCCTCCGGCCTCTGTTTTTATTGCTTGTAATTTTCTTCGCCACGGCCATTAATGTTGTACCATGCCAAGCTGCAGCCGATGATCATGGCGCTGACTGCCCAATTTCACACTGTAGGGATGATGGTCCCGTTATCAAGTTTCCCTTTCGCCTACAAGACGATCCCCCACACTGTGGCCATCCACAGTTTGAGGTTTCTTGCTTGAAAAACAAGACAATGATTCAGCTCTCATCGTCATCAGGACTGTTTCccataaaaacaataaattacACACGGCAACAGTTTCGCGTCTACGATGAGAACGGTTGCATCCCTAGACGGCTTCTTAACTTTACCATCTCGGGCAACTCATCCCAGCTCTTTCATATCTCCTATGATTACCAGGATAAATGCAATGTTCGGACTGAATTTGGAAACCATATATTATTAAATTGTTCCACAGATCGAAACTTTACCGGAATCTTCAGCAAATCCTACTTTCCGATCAGCTGTCTCAGTGTCCCAGGGCACCAAGTTCTGGCTTTTCCACCCTCAGCTTCGGTCAATGATTTGCCTGCGCCAACTTGTAGCACTTGGAGAAAACTCTTTCTTCCGTTACGAAGTATGGATCCTTTTAACAGTGGATACAAGTGTGAAGTGGACAGTTTTTTGTGGCTGGAATGGGCATCATGGGCTAGTTTCCCATCATGCCAAAACTCTGAAGGAGATTGCCATGTCAATAGCAGCAGCAATCAATTGGAGTGCTATCCCTTTCCGGATCCGCCGCAGCAGCGAAAAG GCCATGTATCAACTAGGAGGTCGATTATCTGGGGAGCGAGTGTAGCTTCGTTTGCTCTTATATCAGCGGTGGCAGCAGTAGTATTTTTTTTCCATGTAAAACGATCAAATCGCATACAGGAAAAAGAGAATCAACTCAAAGTTGAAAGGTTCCTAAAGGATCACAAATCTCACGTACCAACAAGATACTCCTACGCCGATATTAAAAAGATGACAAATGGATTCAAGAAAAAGTTAGGTGAAGGAGGTTTCGGAAGTGTTTACAGTGGAGAGCTTCCAATTAATGGAGTTCCAGTCGCCGTAAAAGTCCTCAGTGACTCGAAAGGAAATGGAGAAGATTTTGTTAATGAAATGGGAACCATTGGCAGAATTCATCATGTCAATGTGGTTCGTCTACTAGGTTTTTCTGCCGAAGTAGGCAAACGTGCGCTTATTTACGAGCTCATGCCAAACAGGTCCCTAGAGAACTTCATCACATCTAAAGATCAATCCAATAACACTTTGTTTGATTGGCAGAAACTTCATAACATCGTCAATGGTATAGCGAAGGGAATcgagtatcttcaccaagggtGCGACCGCATGATCCTTCACTTTGATATCAAGCCTCATAACATACTGTTAGATCATGATTTCAATCCTAAGATCTCAGATTTTGGTCTGGCTAAACTCTGTTCCAAAGAAGACAGTATCATATCTATGACAGCTGCTAGAGGCACCGTGGGCTACATTGCACCAGAAGTGTTTAACGGAAACTTCGGGAGCGTGTCACACAAGTCAGATGTGTACAGTTTCGGGATGCTGGTGCTTGAGATTGTTGGAGCTAGGAAGGAAACTGCTCTTGCTTCTGGCAACAATGAGGTCTACTTTCCAGAATTGATTTACAATCGTCTTGTTCAAGGAGAAGCATTGGATTTGAAGCTAGATACCGATGAGAACACTCAGATTGCTAAGAAACTAGTGATTGTGGCACTTTGGTGCATCCAGTGGTACCCGGTGAATCGCCCTTCCATGAAAGCAGTTGTTAGAATGCTAGAAGGAGGCTCTGAAAACTTGAGGATGCCACCAAATCCATTTGCTTCCACAAGTGCACAGACAGATCAACCAAGAACAACACTGTCAAGTTAA